The DNA window TCACACGCTTACCGGCACCGCCGTGTATCAGGACCCGAAGTGGTCGAGCCCGTTCAATGCGAGCGGTGGCCTCGAGCTTATCGTCCTGCCGATGAACGCGTTCCGGCTCGAGCGGGATCAAGAAACGCCTTCCGGTCCGCTGGTGCTGCGGGGACACGCCGCTGCCAACCTCGACTACCGGATCGAGTCATCGGCCTCGCTCGGCATCACCGATCCATGGCAAACGGTGGCCACCATCCGCTCCGACGCGGACGGCCTCGTCGAACATCCGGTGCCCATCGACGCCGACCGGCATTTCTACCGCGTCGTCTTCGACGTTCCCGCGGAGTGACCTTCGCCGGGATTCCCGGATTCACGGGATGCCGTCATCACCCCTTCATCTTCGAGCCTATCCCCAACGCAGTCGACCGGATCAGAGGCCGCGATCACTGCGGGACCTCCTATTCGTAGCGGTAGATCCGGACCGTGCCTGACTCCAACGCGCGAAGGGAAATCGCGCCTCGGGTCACAAACTTCCGGCCGCCGGTATTCTGCTCGAGCACCTCCAGATCCCCCCTCCGCGTAGCCTTGCAGATGATCGCGGTGTGTTGATTCGGAACTTTGAGTCCGCCGGTAAATGTCGCTTCCTTGATCTCGATGATGTCCCCGGGAAGGATCTCCTCTTTCTCGTAGTCGATCTCGCGTCCCCACACACGCTGATCCCCACCAGGGCGGCTGATCTTCGCAGCCACGTACGCCTGGTTGGCCAAGGTCCAGCACTCGCCGTTGCCCACCGGCTTGCCCAGATGGCTCTCGGCGAACTCGAGAACCTTGGCCCGGGCCTCATCCGCATGCTCCGCGCGGGCTCGCGCATCCTCCTTCGCTTCCTCGCGCCCAAGGTAGTCCCTCACATACTCCTGGTCGCTATCGCTGAGCTGGTTGAGCTCCAGTGTGTAGGTCTTGCCACTCGTGAGCCGCACCGTGACTTTGTCCGCGGTCGCCGACTCCAGCTTGGCACGAATCGTTCGACCCTCCCGGTTGCTGAAGTCCCTGAAATCTTCTTCTGTGGGAGAACCGACACACAGCGTCAGGAAAAGCGCAACAAAGGCAGCGTTAAAGACGTTCATCGGGCGCGCTGTTAGAGGCACGGGTTGCGACTGTCAACGTCGGGGCAACCGAATCTCAGGCTGGATTCCTTCACCTTCCGACCGTTGAGTTCGGCCATGCTCGCCTTCCTCCTCGAAAACCACCCGCTCATCCTCGCCGAGTGTGCGGTGGCCGAACGGCTGCGCCGGATGCCCGGGGTCGAGTTGCACCCGACGCTCTTCAACACGCCGCTGATCTACGGTCCGCAAGCCGCACGCGACGCGATGGTGGCGATCTACCGCGAATACATCGAAACCGCCCGTCACGCGGAACTTCCGCTTCTGATGACCGCGCCAACGTGGCGTCTGGATTCGACACGGGTCTCGGACGCGGGTGTTCCCGAAACGATCAACACGGACGCGGTGGGTTTCCTCTCGGGTATCCGCGATCAGCTGACTGACGACCGGAGCAACGTCGTGGTCGGCGCGCTCATCGGCCCGAAGAACGACTGCTATCGGCCCGACCTCGCGCCGAGTGCGGACGAGGCCATGGATTTCCATTCAGCCCAGATCCACGAGCTTGCCAACACACCGGCCGATTTCCTTCTCGCCCAAACCCTGCCGGCAGTGGGCGAAGCGATCGGTGTGGCGCGGGTGATGGCGGAAACGGAGAAGCCGTACTTGATCAGCTTCTGCACCGGAACCGACGGCCACGTGCTCGACGGCACTCCCCTGCCCGATGCGATGGCCCGGCTGGATGACGAGCTCTCGCGCCAGCCCGCCGGCTACTTCGTGAACTGCACCCATCCGCAATTCCTGCTCGATGCCTACGAAGCCGGCAGCCTCGAACGTTTGGTCGGAATCCAGGCCAACGGATCTTCCCGGGACGTCACGGCCCTCGACGGTGCCGCCGCTACCGAGGCCGATCCGGTCGAAACATGGGCGGCCGCCATGGCCGAACTCCACCGGCGTCACGGCGTGTCGGTGCTCGGAGGATGCTGCGGCACCACCCTTCCCCACCTTCAGGCTCTGGCCCGGTTCCCGGCCTGATCTGGCCGGAGCGCCGGACGATGAAGGTTTTCGCCATCGCGTCACCGAGGGCGGTCTGCTAGAGAATCCCTTTCCCGAAATGAGATTGCCCACCGGCCGGATTGTCGAAGAAGCCTCCGGGCGCGCCACCGAACTGCCTGAGCTCGGAGTTCTCGGAAGGTCTCCTGAGGCGACCGTCGCGATTCCCGATCCCCGTGCCTCACGCCGGCACGCGCTGATCCGTCGCTCGGCCGACGGCTTCTGGTTCAACGACCTCGGCAGCGTGAACGGTAGCACGGTGAACGGGCGACGGGTCACGACGGCGCTGCGCTTGCAACACGGTGACCGGATCATGATTGCCGGTCATGCCTTCCGCTTCGAGGGTGACGGAGCCAGCGAACCGGGAATGCAGACGCTGGGTGACCCGACGATCGCCGAGATCAGGCCGTCCGAAGCGGTGCTGCTGGTCAGCGACATCTGGAGCTTCACCGCACTGTCGGAGAAGGTCGACGTCGACCCTCTCGCGCAGATCATGGGTTCGTGGTACTCGCGGACGGGTGACGTCCTGAACGAGGCGGGCGCCACGATCGACAAGTTCATCGGCGACTGCGTGCTCGCCTACTGGCTGGACACTTCGAACCGGACCAGGAAGGCGGCGTTGGAAGCGGCAGTCGGACTCAGCGAGGTGGCCCGGATGGTCCAGAGCCAGCACGCGAAGGTATTCCAGAGCATCGGGATGGAGTTCCGCACCGGCGTCGCGGTGCATGTCGGCGCGATGGTCTACGGCGCTTTCGGATCGGGTGAGTTCACGCTGATTGGCGATGCGGTGAACCTTGCTTTCCGTTTGGAAAGCATGACCCGCCCGCTTGACGCTCCGGTGCTGCTCAGCGCCAACGTTCTCGATGGCTGGGAAGATGGGCGGGAGAACTGCCGCCCGCTCGGGAGTCATTCGGTCAAGGGACGCGCGGAGCCGGTCGAGGTGTGGAGGCCGGCCTAGCGCGCAAGGCGCATTCGCGCGGCCGACCTCCCGACGACCCCTGCTTCCGCGATCCGGTCAGATCGCAATCACCACGCTGCGTCATTCCCCCGTTGTCCGTGCCCACC is part of the Haloferula helveola genome and encodes:
- a CDS encoding adenylate/guanylate cyclase domain-containing protein, which gives rise to MRLPTGRIVEEASGRATELPELGVLGRSPEATVAIPDPRASRRHALIRRSADGFWFNDLGSVNGSTVNGRRVTTALRLQHGDRIMIAGHAFRFEGDGASEPGMQTLGDPTIAEIRPSEAVLLVSDIWSFTALSEKVDVDPLAQIMGSWYSRTGDVLNEAGATIDKFIGDCVLAYWLDTSNRTRKAALEAAVGLSEVARMVQSQHAKVFQSIGMEFRTGVAVHVGAMVYGAFGSGEFTLIGDAVNLAFRLESMTRPLDAPVLLSANVLDGWEDGRENCRPLGSHSVKGRAEPVEVWRPA
- a CDS encoding homocysteine S-methyltransferase family protein, with product MLAFLLENHPLILAECAVAERLRRMPGVELHPTLFNTPLIYGPQAARDAMVAIYREYIETARHAELPLLMTAPTWRLDSTRVSDAGVPETINTDAVGFLSGIRDQLTDDRSNVVVGALIGPKNDCYRPDLAPSADEAMDFHSAQIHELANTPADFLLAQTLPAVGEAIGVARVMAETEKPYLISFCTGTDGHVLDGTPLPDAMARLDDELSRQPAGYFVNCTHPQFLLDAYEAGSLERLVGIQANGSSRDVTALDGAAATEADPVETWAAAMAELHRRHGVSVLGGCCGTTLPHLQALARFPA